In Alkalihalobacillus sp. TS-13, the following are encoded in one genomic region:
- a CDS encoding Lrp/AsnC family transcriptional regulator, which produces MDEIDRNILFILQKNGRISMTELGKKVGLSTPATNERVKKLEEKGVITGYRAVIDPEKLEKSVTAFILFDTKQGKQFRAFCEKHPIVFECYRLAGQYSYLVKVVTESVASLEEFIDAALVYGEPSTLLKLTTVVEHRALS; this is translated from the coding sequence TTGGACGAAATCGATCGCAACATCCTCTTTATCCTACAAAAGAACGGGCGGATATCTATGACAGAGCTCGGAAAAAAAGTGGGACTTTCAACTCCGGCAACAAATGAAAGAGTGAAGAAGCTTGAAGAAAAGGGGGTAATAACTGGCTATCGCGCTGTCATCGATCCTGAAAAACTCGAAAAGTCTGTGACCGCATTCATTCTTTTCGATACCAAGCAAGGCAAACAGTTCAGAGCGTTTTGTGAAAAACACCCAATCGTATTCGAATGCTATCGTTTAGCTGGTCAATACAGTTATCTGGTGAAAGTCGTAACCGAATCGGTTGCAAGTCTCGAGGAATTCATCGATGCTGCGCTGGTTTATGGAGAGCCGTCCACCCTCCTGAAGCTGACGACAGTCGTGGAACACAGAGCATTGTCCTGA
- a CDS encoding BCCT family transporter: MKKNRREKASYNNPVFKVSAIVIAFFTIWGALSPNSLAKNAQSVLNFTSYSFGWFYLVSVAGFVAFCIFLAVSKYGKIKLGKDDEKPEFSLFTWISMLFSAGFGVGIVFWGVAEPLTHFTNPPLEGVQPQSEESARLAMRYSFFNWGIHQWSVFTIVGLALAYFQFRKKSKSLVSETLEGIHIKRGKEPLKKSVNILAVIATVIGVSTSLGMGILQINGGLNYVFSVPNNAWMQMVIVLILLALYLASATTGLHKGIKFLSNTNMILVIVLMTFFLFKGPTVFIMDSLVLGIGDYLQNFAEMSFFMTPYSGDTWVQNWTVFYWAWVIAWSPFVGSFVARISRGRTIREFIVGVLVVPPGIAFMWMAIFGGTGLYMDLFQNTAIAEAVSKDVTTAVFVLLQEFPLYFFFSIIIMALILIFLVTSADSAVFVLGMMTSGGNLNPSNTVKMIWGVLMAGITGVLIISSGLTGLQAASLVSALPFTVILIMITLSLYRSLRKDRAESQFEMEHPEQMQEFDRKAQ; encoded by the coding sequence TTGAAGAAGAATCGAAGAGAAAAAGCTTCTTATAACAATCCTGTTTTTAAAGTATCTGCCATCGTCATAGCGTTTTTTACCATTTGGGGAGCACTTTCACCAAACAGTCTCGCAAAAAATGCCCAATCCGTTCTCAATTTTACAAGCTACTCCTTCGGTTGGTTTTATCTGGTTTCAGTTGCAGGCTTTGTGGCATTCTGCATTTTTCTTGCCGTCAGCAAGTACGGAAAGATCAAACTCGGTAAAGATGATGAAAAACCGGAATTTTCTCTTTTTACATGGATAAGCATGTTGTTCAGTGCAGGCTTTGGCGTAGGAATCGTTTTCTGGGGTGTCGCCGAACCGTTGACCCATTTCACTAATCCACCACTTGAGGGTGTTCAGCCGCAATCTGAAGAATCAGCACGACTAGCTATGCGATATTCCTTTTTCAACTGGGGAATCCACCAGTGGTCCGTCTTCACGATTGTCGGATTGGCGCTTGCGTACTTCCAGTTCCGGAAGAAGAGTAAATCTCTCGTCAGTGAAACACTTGAGGGTATTCATATAAAAAGAGGAAAAGAACCGCTCAAGAAGTCCGTCAATATACTTGCAGTCATTGCTACCGTCATAGGGGTTTCCACCTCATTGGGCATGGGCATTTTACAAATCAACGGCGGTTTGAACTATGTATTTTCAGTCCCGAACAACGCTTGGATGCAAATGGTGATTGTTCTGATCTTACTCGCGCTTTACCTTGCATCGGCTACTACCGGTCTACATAAGGGGATCAAATTTCTAAGTAATACGAATATGATCCTGGTCATAGTGCTAATGACATTTTTCCTTTTCAAAGGTCCGACAGTCTTTATCATGGACAGTCTTGTGCTAGGGATCGGGGATTACCTTCAGAACTTTGCGGAAATGAGCTTTTTCATGACCCCTTACAGTGGAGATACATGGGTTCAAAATTGGACCGTCTTCTATTGGGCATGGGTGATCGCCTGGTCTCCGTTCGTCGGCTCGTTTGTCGCTCGGATCTCACGTGGAAGGACGATCAGGGAGTTTATCGTTGGTGTATTGGTCGTGCCACCAGGTATAGCGTTCATGTGGATGGCGATTTTCGGCGGCACAGGACTCTATATGGACTTATTCCAAAATACTGCCATTGCTGAAGCGGTTTCGAAGGATGTAACGACAGCGGTCTTCGTGTTGCTGCAAGAATTTCCGTTATACTTTTTCTTTTCGATCATCATTATGGCTTTGATCTTGATTTTTCTCGTCACATCAGCCGACTCAGCTGTTTTTGTACTCGGTATGATGACCTCTGGCGGAAACTTGAATCCATCCAATACTGTAAAAATGATCTGGGGCGTATTGATGGCAGGGATCACGGGTGTTCTCATTATCAGCAGCGGACTGACTGGTTTGCAAGCAGCATCACTTGTCTCAGCACTACCCTTCACCGTGATCTTGATTATGATTACGCTCTCACTTTACCGATCGCTGAGGAAGGACCGTGCAGAATCGCAGTTTGAAATGGAACATCCAGAGCAAATGCAGGAATTCGATAGAAAAGCACAATGA
- a CDS encoding branched-chain amino acid transaminase encodes MYIFDQGQFLNEDKGLVSVRNKGLNYGLGCFEGIRAFWNEKQKQLFVFRLIDHYKRFQESGSSLLLNIPYTQMQLVIWTIQLLKINNIREDVYIRPICINGENMLRPELAGPFNRVMIYCTLLKDYIAKPALNVSVSSWTRMGSNMIPPQAKSTGGYLNSALASTEARLNGYDEAIFLTKEGNVSEGAGENIFIIKNNQLITPPISDDILPGITRDTVMQLAKHELRLPVFEKSLARTELYSADEVFFTGTAIGIKPIIQIDRRIIGIGQEGLITREIRSIYEKIVRGDNVKYLNYCTPVY; translated from the coding sequence GTGTATATTTTTGATCAAGGGCAATTCCTTAATGAGGATAAGGGCTTGGTTAGTGTACGAAATAAAGGATTAAATTATGGATTGGGTTGTTTTGAAGGAATAAGGGCTTTTTGGAATGAAAAGCAAAAACAACTTTTTGTTTTTCGACTTATTGATCACTATAAACGGTTCCAAGAGTCTGGCTCTTCGCTGCTTCTAAATATCCCTTATACTCAGATGCAATTAGTAATTTGGACAATACAATTATTAAAAATAAACAATATCCGGGAAGATGTTTACATCCGTCCTATTTGTATTAATGGAGAAAATATGCTACGCCCTGAATTGGCAGGTCCTTTTAATCGTGTAATGATTTATTGTACTCTTTTAAAAGATTACATTGCGAAACCAGCTTTAAACGTAAGTGTCTCTTCCTGGACACGGATGGGCAGTAATATGATCCCCCCTCAAGCAAAATCTACAGGTGGTTATTTAAATTCAGCCTTAGCGTCTACAGAAGCTAGGTTAAATGGCTACGATGAAGCTATTTTTCTTACAAAGGAAGGAAATGTAAGTGAAGGGGCAGGAGAGAACATTTTTATCATCAAAAATAATCAATTGATAACCCCACCTATATCAGATGATATTCTACCAGGAATTACTCGAGATACCGTCATGCAATTAGCTAAACACGAATTGCGGTTACCTGTTTTTGAAAAGAGCCTAGCGAGAACTGAGCTATATTCAGCCGATGAAGTTTTTTTTACAGGTACGGCTATCGGAATAAAGCCTATCATACAAATAGACCGAAGAATCATTGGAATAGGACAAGAGGGACTGATTACAAGAGAAATTCGATCTATATATGAAAAAATTGTTAGAGGAGACAATGTGAAATATTTAAACTATTGTACGCCAGTGTATTAA
- a CDS encoding helix-turn-helix domain-containing protein, with translation MERCDFMSRGLKKKRTLEVEEIISLYKEGESTTRIAKLANVSSRYINKLFKSITYLESGI, from the coding sequence TTGGAAAGATGTGATTTCATGTCCAGGGGTCTAAAGAAGAAAAGGACTTTAGAAGTTGAAGAAATCATCTCTCTTTATAAAGAAGGGGAGAGCACCACAAGAATAGCTAAACTTGCAAATGTCTCATCACGATACATAAATAAACTATTCAAAAGCATAACGTACTTGGAAAGCGGTATTTAA
- the lysA gene encoding diaminopimelate decarboxylase has translation MFLHGTSTINHNGHLEIGGVDSVELADQYGTPLFVYDVALIRKRAREFKSAFQKANVKGKVSYASKAFSSIALIQVIQEEKLYLDVASGGELYTAVTAGFPVEKIHFHGNNKSPEELRMALELRIGCIVVDNFHEIDLLERFCRELDIKATILIRVTPGITASTHDYIATGQADSKFGFDLHNGQAEEAIKLVLNSNSFELLGVHCHIGSQVIETDSYVVTVDAIFDHIKRWKDQIPFLPNIVNLGGGFGIRYTDQDPALPPHVYVDKIIEAVKSNVRKLNIKMPEVWIEPGRSLVGEAGTTLYRIGSQKEVPSIRTYLAIDGGMSDNLRPALYQAKYEAALANKMIAKHDQKVTVSGKCCESGDMLIWEVLLPETRPGDLLAVFCTGAYGYCMANNYNRLPKPAVVFVENGEAQLVIKRETYEDLVRLDLPYTTKARKKP, from the coding sequence TTGTTCTTACATGGGACCAGCACAATCAATCACAATGGTCATCTCGAAATTGGTGGTGTCGATTCCGTAGAGTTAGCAGATCAATATGGAACGCCGTTATTCGTCTATGATGTAGCGTTGATCCGAAAGCGGGCTAGAGAGTTCAAATCTGCATTCCAAAAAGCGAATGTGAAAGGGAAGGTTTCCTATGCAAGTAAAGCCTTTTCTTCAATCGCATTGATCCAAGTGATTCAGGAAGAAAAGTTATATCTAGATGTGGCCTCTGGTGGAGAGCTTTATACTGCGGTTACTGCAGGTTTTCCAGTTGAAAAAATCCACTTCCACGGAAACAATAAAAGCCCTGAAGAATTAAGAATGGCACTTGAATTAAGGATTGGATGTATTGTAGTCGATAATTTTCATGAAATAGATCTACTAGAGCGGTTTTGCAGGGAGCTCGATATTAAAGCGACAATCCTCATACGTGTTACCCCCGGTATAACGGCTAGTACACATGATTACATTGCAACAGGGCAAGCAGATTCCAAGTTCGGCTTCGATCTCCATAACGGCCAGGCTGAGGAAGCAATCAAACTCGTGTTAAATTCAAATTCATTTGAGCTGTTAGGGGTTCATTGTCATATAGGATCGCAAGTCATCGAGACTGATAGTTATGTGGTAACGGTTGATGCTATTTTCGATCACATCAAGCGTTGGAAAGACCAAATCCCCTTTCTACCCAATATAGTCAATTTAGGCGGGGGATTCGGTATCCGTTATACAGATCAGGATCCTGCATTACCTCCACACGTTTATGTCGATAAAATAATTGAAGCAGTAAAGAGTAATGTCCGCAAATTAAATATAAAGATGCCTGAAGTCTGGATTGAGCCTGGTCGTTCCCTCGTCGGTGAAGCTGGAACAACGTTATACAGAATTGGTTCGCAAAAAGAAGTTCCTTCAATTCGTACGTATCTCGCTATAGATGGAGGGATGAGCGACAATTTAAGACCAGCCCTTTATCAAGCAAAGTATGAAGCTGCTCTGGCGAACAAAATGATAGCAAAACATGATCAAAAAGTGACTGTTTCCGGAAAATGCTGTGAGAGTGGAGACATGTTAATCTGGGAAGTCTTGTTGCCAGAAACGCGTCCAGGTGACCTTCTCGCTGTTTTTTGCACAGGGGCATACGGATACTGCATGGCAAACAATTATAACCGCCTCCCGAAACCAGCAGTCGTTTTTGTAGAAAATGGAGAAGCACAACTGGTGATTAAACGAGAAACATATGAAGATCTAGTGCGATTGGATCTGCCATACACTACGAAAGCACGAAAAAAACCTTAG
- a CDS encoding general stress protein, with amino-acid sequence MKPNYKIFHNDEHLSESIDKLRKDGVRDDNLYMLAHDNDHDRRARKKNDANKIGVKVTGIGTATKNVFRGKPDKSISKMKEIGFDQSKAQKLEEELDKGKTLLVVTNQDEVKF; translated from the coding sequence TTGAAACCTAACTATAAGATTTTCCATAATGACGAACATTTGAGTGAATCCATCGACAAATTACGTAAAGATGGTGTCAGAGATGATAACCTTTACATGCTAGCGCACGATAATGATCATGACAGACGTGCAAGAAAGAAAAACGATGCAAATAAAATCGGGGTCAAAGTGACTGGAATCGGCACGGCTACTAAAAACGTATTTAGAGGAAAACCTGATAAATCAATTTCAAAAATGAAGGAAATTGGGTTTGATCAATCTAAAGCTCAAAAACTCGAAGAAGAATTAGATAAAGGAAAAACACTCCTAGTCGTTACAAATCAGGATGAAGTGAAATTCTAA